From Mya arenaria isolate MELC-2E11 chromosome 1, ASM2691426v1, a single genomic window includes:
- the LOC128236729 gene encoding uncharacterized protein LOC128236729, whose protein sequence is MRDGSNYRQYRDGIGAYKFLADGTKLQDFDVYHVEWDGRKLADLFSGLQDGEILVLASQRRRVASPTKINVKLAFDAFETLIYGEVTGNGLLRSVPDKGTWACVYQKGNPISFQEEVNALGHTSTAVLDAGNGLLFLAESIGISDYRKQEDNFRVGDNDAIYPKVSVLDDVSTWQPGKKWKQMQRFITDRVFDTKYQ, encoded by the exons ATG cGCGACGGGTCGAATTATCGGCAATACAGAGATGGTATAGGTGCATACAAGTTCTTAGCGGATGGCACGAAATTGCAAGACTTTGACGTCTACCACGTTGAGTGGGACGGTAGAAAGCTCGCTGACCTCTTCAGTG GTTTGCAAGACGGAGAGATCCTGGTTTTGGCTAGTCAACGTCGCCGTGTTGCTAGCCCGACAAAGATTAATGTCAAGCTTGCCTTTGACGCCTTCGAAACGCTGATTTATGGCGAAGTCACTGGAAATGGTTTGCTGCGATCCGTACCTGACAAAGGAACATGGGCATGTGTCTATCAGAAAG GAAATCCAATTAGCTTCCAAGAAGAGGTCAATGCTCTTGGCCACACATCGACCGCAGTTCTAGACGCAGGGAATGGTCTCTTATTTCTCGCAGAGAGTATAGGCATTTCAGACTACAGGAAACAGGAAGACAATTTCCGTGTAGGTGACAATGACGCTATCTACCCCAAAGTATCAGTGTTGGATGATGTTTCCACTTGGCAGCCAGGTAAGAAGTGGAAGCAAATGCAACGTTTTATAACGGACCGCGTGTTCGATACCAAGTATCAGTAA